In one Acomys russatus chromosome X, mAcoRus1.1, whole genome shotgun sequence genomic region, the following are encoded:
- the Ccdc160 gene encoding coiled-coil domain-containing protein 160 produces MDARRKHWKDNTLTPFLSEHDLLEEAAPLQLFSEQTPADRPKRVGRISNFSSRIGQEGSTAKGKEYSQIAEKEQDPSVRERRLAAPKNVANTSSAFWDLLDLDGATKESSQRGASSSQCSKKELPAATQDTRKKWKEEMPPKLRLHLLNEELGQLNLKCREIEQDFENAEKELLNSRKETLMKSVNFQDRGTVASKNDRELQALKNDLSEKATNVKNLTEELQQAKEIMYRLAVENRNLKDAFRKLKQETELSTSILREEMKLFYELEMEKVHLELVAIKHELRNEKSLRAKNSRALEMLGRHVASSVRSSSTADPFAGNVV; encoded by the coding sequence ATGGATGCTAGAAGAAAGCACTGGAAAGACAATACGCTCACTCCTTTTTTAAGTGAGCACGATTTGCTAGAAGAGGCTGCTCCTCTTCAGCTTTTCTCCGAACAAACACCTGCAGACAGGCCCAAGAGGGTGGGGAGAATTTCTAACTTCTCCAGTAGAATCGGTCAAGAAGGAAGTACAGCGAAGGGGAAAGAGTATTCCCAGATAGCGGAAAAAGAACAAGATCCAAGTGTAAGAGAGAGAAGGCTGGCCGCGCCAAAGAATGTAGCAAACACAAGTTCTGCCTTCTGGGACTTGCTTGATTTGGATGGTGCAACCAAGGAAAGCTCTCAGAGAGGAGCAAGCTCCTCCCAGTGCAGTAAGAAGGAATTGCCAGCTGCCACACAAGACaccaggaagaaatggaaggaagagatGCCTCCAAAACTCCGCCTACACCTTCTGAACGAAGAGCTGGGACAACTGAACCTGAAATGCCGGGAGATAGAACAGGACTTTGAAAATGCCGAAAAAGAATTGTTGAACTCTAGAAAGGAGACCTTGATGAAATCTGTCAATTTTCAAGATCGGGGCACGGTTGCTTCAAAGAATGACCGTGAATTGCAAGCTTTAAAAAACGACCTGTCTGAAAAAGCGACAAACGTGAAAAACTTAACCGAAGAGCTCCAGCAAGCCAAAGAAATCATGTACAGGTTGGCTGTAGAGAACAGAAACTTGAAAGACGCTTTCAGGAAACTGAAACAGGAAACTGAACTCAGTACCTCGATcctcagagaagaaatgaagctgTTTTATGAGCTGGAAATGGAAAAGGTCCACTTAGAGCTGGTTGCCATCAAGCATGAGCTGAGAAATGAGAAGAGCCTGCGGGCgaagaacagcagagctctggAGATGCTCGGAAGACACGTTGCTTCCTCGGTAAGATCGTCCAGTACCGCTGACCCCTTCGCAGGGAATGTTGTTTAA